In Mastomys coucha isolate ucsf_1 unplaced genomic scaffold, UCSF_Mcou_1 pScaffold20, whole genome shotgun sequence, one DNA window encodes the following:
- the Tlx2 gene encoding T-cell leukemia homeobox protein 2: MEPAVLAPHHLPQHEPISFGIDQILSGPEPPGVGLGPGPAGQSHGESAAFSSGFHGASGYAPAGSLASLPRGSGVGPGGVIRVPAHRPLPVPPPSGAAPAVAGPSGLGGAGGLSGLTFPWMDSGRRFAKDRLTAALSPFSGTRRIGHPYQNRTPPKRKKPRTSFSRSQVLELERRFLRQKYLASAERAALAKALRMTDAQVKTWFQNRRTKWRRQTAEEREAERHRAGRLLLHLQQDALPRPLRPPLPPDPLCLHNSSLFALQNLQPWAEDNKVASVSGLASVV, from the exons ATGGAGCCCGCGGTGTTGGCTCCGCATCACCTTCCGCAACACGAACCCATCAGCTTCGGCATCGATCAGATCCTGAGCGGCCCCGAACCCCCGGGGGTCGGTCTGGGTCCAGGTCCGGCGGGTCAGAGCCACGGGGAGAGTGCGGCGTTCTCCAGTGGATTCCACGGAGCCTCGGGCTACGCTCCAGCGGGCTCGCTGGCCTCCTTGCCTAGAGGCTCGGGAGTGGGCCCCGGCGGCGTGATCCGAGTCCCCGCGCACCGCCCGCTGCCCGTGCCTCCGCCCTCGGGTGCGGCCCCCGCCGTGGCCGGACCCTCTGGTTTGGGTGGCGCCGGGGGCCTATCGGGACTCACCTTCCCCTGGATGGACAGCGGCCGCCGCTTTGCAAAGGATAGGCTCACGG CTGCGCTTTCGCCCTTCTCTGGGACACGTCGCATAGGCCACCCCTACCAAAACCGGACCCCCCCGAAGCGCAAGAAGCCGCGCACCTCCTTTTCCCGCTCGCAGGTGCTGGAGTTGGAGCGCCGCTTCTTGCGCCAGAAGTACCTGGCCTCGGCAGAGAGGGCGGCGCTGGCCAAGGCCCTGCGCATGACGGACGCGCAGGTCAAGACCTGGTTCCAGAACCGACGCACCAAGTGGCG GCGCCAGACGGCGGAGGAGCGCGAGGCTGAGCGGCACCGCGCAGGTCGCCTGCTGCTGCACCTGCAGCAAGACGCGCTGCCCCGGCCGCTGCGGCCACCGCTGCCACCGGACCCGCTCTGCCTGCACAACTCGTCGCTCTTCGCGCTGCAGAATCTGCAGCCCTGGGCCGAGGACAACAAGGTGGCTTCGGTGTCCGGGCTCGCCTCAGTGGTGTGA